The following are encoded in a window of Deltaproteobacteria bacterium genomic DNA:
- a CDS encoding adenylate kinase, whose protein sequence is MKGIILLGPPGVGKGTQAKKIMERYKIPQISTGDMLREAVKEETELGLKAKMCMDSGSLVPDDVVIGIVRERLQKPDCNSGFILDGFPRTIPQAEALEAVTEELGKEVGYVISLEADESDLIGRLSGRRTCRSCGAMYHVVYNVPKEEGRCDVCKGELYQRDDDKEETIINRLKTYRDMTEPLITYYSSKGNLRTVPAKGEIDDIYGKIVSILDE, encoded by the coding sequence ATGAAGGGCATCATACTTCTCGGGCCGCCCGGTGTTGGAAAAGGTACCCAGGCGAAAAAGATCATGGAGAGGTATAAAATCCCGCAGATATCGACGGGAGACATGCTGAGGGAAGCGGTGAAAGAGGAGACGGAACTCGGGCTGAAGGCAAAAATGTGCATGGACAGCGGCTCCCTCGTACCCGACGATGTTGTCATCGGTATCGTAAGGGAGAGGCTTCAAAAACCCGATTGTAACAGCGGGTTCATACTCGACGGATTTCCCCGAACGATTCCTCAGGCTGAGGCTCTTGAAGCAGTTACAGAGGAACTCGGGAAGGAGGTAGGGTACGTCATATCCCTCGAAGCGGATGAAAGCGACCTCATAGGCAGGCTTTCGGGGCGAAGAACCTGCAGGTCCTGCGGCGCCATGTACCACGTGGTTTACAACGTTCCAAAAGAGGAAGGAAGGTGCGATGTCTGCAAGGGAGAGCTCTATCAGCGGGACGACGACAAGGAAGAAACGATAATAAACAGGCTGAAGACATACAGAGATATGACGGAACCCCTCATCACCTATTACTCGTCGAAAGGCAATCTGAGGACTGTTCCCGCGAAGGGAGAAATTGATGATATATACGGGAAAATCGTATCTATCCTTGATGAATGA
- a CDS encoding 50S ribosomal protein L18, with protein sequence MEVKQKSYLRARRKKRIRKKIFGVAERPRLSVFRSAKHIYAQIIDDSIGSTILTVSTLNRDVKEKVKGLKKTEAAKVVGQVVAEKAIEKGLKKIVFDRNGFIYHGRVKALAEGAREAGLEF encoded by the coding sequence ATGGAAGTCAAGCAGAAAAGCTATCTGAGAGCAAGAAGGAAAAAAAGGATTCGCAAAAAGATATTCGGCGTTGCGGAGCGACCGAGACTGTCTGTTTTTAGAAGCGCAAAACACATTTACGCACAGATCATAGACGATTCGATAGGCAGCACCATCCTCACCGTATCGACGCTCAACAGGGATGTAAAGGAGAAGGTGAAGGGTCTCAAGAAGACCGAAGCGGCGAAGGTGGTCGGACAGGTCGTGGCGGAAAAAGCGATCGAGAAGGGATTGAAGAAGATCGTCTTTGACAGAAACGGATTCATCTATCACGGAAGGGTAAAAGCTCTCGCCGAGGGCGCCCGAGAAGCCGGGCTTGAATTCTGA
- the rplF gene encoding 50S ribosomal protein L6 — protein sequence MSRIGKVPVDIPDDVKVNLEGNTLTVTGKLGSLSRKIPEGVVLNIDNGKIHVTRANQTKRSRAYHGLVRTLVSNMVEGVSRGFEKVLEIHGVGYRAEMRGKDLHLTLGYSHPVQYPIAEGIKITVEERNTVIKVFGYDKEKVGLVAAEIRAFRKPDVYKNKGIRYRGERLIKKAGKAVGK from the coding sequence ATGTCAAGGATCGGAAAGGTTCCCGTCGACATTCCAGATGACGTCAAGGTAAATCTTGAAGGAAATACTTTGACGGTTACGGGAAAGCTTGGTTCTCTTTCTAGGAAAATTCCCGAGGGTGTAGTTCTGAACATAGACAACGGGAAAATCCACGTCACAAGAGCCAACCAGACCAAAAGGTCCCGGGCGTATCACGGTCTCGTGAGGACTCTCGTGAGCAACATGGTGGAGGGTGTGTCGAGGGGATTTGAAAAGGTGCTCGAAATTCATGGAGTTGGCTACAGGGCCGAGATGAGGGGAAAGGACCTTCACCTCACCCTCGGCTATTCCCATCCGGTGCAATATCCGATAGCGGAAGGGATAAAAATCACCGTTGAGGAGAGAAATACGGTGATCAAAGTCTTCGGGTACGACAAGGAGAAGGTGGGTCTTGTTGCGGCCGAGATCCGGGCGTTCAGAAAGCCCGATGTTTACAAGAACAAGGGTATACGCTACCGGGGCGAACGGCTGATCAAGAAAGCCGGAAAAGCAGTAGGAAAGTGA
- the rplO gene encoding 50S ribosomal protein L15 → MRLDDLKPPTGSKKRKKRVGRGNSSGMGKTCGRGHKGQGQRSGGKTLPGFEGGQMPLQRRVPKRGFRNIFRKEFAIVNVGSLEVFEDGDVVDIPFLLRKGLVKNLKSGVKLLGKGEVTKRLNVKVNKASPSAVQKIEAAGGSVEVG, encoded by the coding sequence ATGAGACTGGATGATTTGAAGCCACCTACCGGATCAAAGAAGAGGAAAAAGAGGGTGGGAAGAGGAAATAGTTCGGGCATGGGAAAGACCTGTGGCAGAGGTCACAAGGGGCAGGGCCAGAGATCGGGAGGCAAAACGCTACCCGGTTTTGAGGGAGGGCAGATGCCTCTTCAACGGAGGGTTCCCAAGAGGGGGTTTCGGAACATATTCAGGAAGGAATTTGCCATCGTCAACGTGGGCAGCCTGGAAGTGTTCGAGGATGGAGATGTTGTAGACATCCCTTTTCTCCTGAGAAAAGGGCTCGTAAAAAACCTTAAAAGCGGCGTCAAGCTCCTGGGGAAGGGAGAGGTGACGAAGAGACTCAACGTCAAGGTGAACAAGGCTTCCCCGTCGGCTGTTCAAAAGATCGAAGCCGCCGGTGGTTCAGTAGAGGTTGGCTAA
- the rpsM gene encoding 30S ribosomal protein S13 has translation MARIAGVDLPKLKKIDIALTYIFGIGHTTSQKVLVEAGVDPTIKVKDLTEDQVAKIREVIDARVKVEGDLRKEVAMNIKRLMDLGTYRGLRHRKGLPVRGQRTHTNARTRKGPRKSVVGKKREKVRK, from the coding sequence TTGGCACGTATTGCAGGAGTCGACCTTCCGAAATTGAAGAAAATTGACATTGCCCTCACCTACATCTTCGGTATAGGACATACGACATCACAGAAGGTGTTGGTTGAAGCGGGTGTCGATCCGACCATAAAGGTGAAAGATCTGACCGAGGATCAGGTTGCAAAAATAAGAGAGGTTATCGACGCCAGGGTCAAAGTCGAGGGTGATTTGAGAAAAGAAGTGGCGATGAACATCAAGAGGTTGATGGATCTGGGGACCTACAGGGGGCTCAGGCATAGAAAGGGGCTTCCCGTCAGGGGACAGCGCACCCACACAAACGCCAGGACGAGGAAGGGGCCGAGAAAATCGGTTGTAGGGAAAAAGAGAGAGAAGGTAAGAAAGTAA
- the rpsE gene encoding 30S ribosomal protein S5 — translation MTKRIKPDGLDLREKVIHISRVSKVVKGGKRFSFSALTVVGDGSGIVGYGLGKANEVPEAIRKAIEKSKKNLVKIPLVEGTIPYDSLGEFGASKVVLKPASPGTGVIAGGAIRAVVEAAGVTDILTKSIGSNNPHNLVKACIDGLLKIKDPSAVVAFRKRGEQ, via the coding sequence TTGACGAAGAGAATAAAACCCGACGGTCTGGATTTGAGGGAAAAGGTCATTCACATAAGCAGGGTTTCCAAGGTCGTAAAGGGCGGAAAGAGGTTCAGTTTCAGTGCTCTTACGGTAGTGGGCGATGGCAGCGGCATCGTGGGATACGGCCTCGGAAAAGCCAATGAGGTTCCCGAAGCAATTAGAAAAGCGATAGAAAAGTCGAAAAAAAATCTTGTGAAGATACCCCTTGTGGAAGGCACGATACCCTATGATTCTCTCGGTGAATTTGGAGCGAGCAAGGTGGTGCTGAAGCCGGCTTCACCAGGGACGGGCGTGATAGCAGGTGGAGCGATCAGGGCAGTCGTCGAGGCGGCTGGCGTTACGGATATCCTCACCAAGTCCATCGGGAGCAACAATCCCCACAACCTCGTCAAGGCCTGCATCGATGGTCTTTTGAAAATTAAAGACCCTTCCGCCGTCGTGGCCTTTCGGAAAAGAGGGGAGCAGTGA
- the rpsK gene encoding 30S ribosomal protein S11, producing the protein MAKPSKGRKKAKKNIPTALAHIKATFNNTVITITDMDGNTIAWSSAGAMGFKGSRKSTPFAAQMAAEDVAKKAMDNGVRTVAVYIKGPGSGREAALRTLQAAGLKVNYIRDVSPIPHNGCRAPKRRRV; encoded by the coding sequence ATGGCGAAGCCATCGAAGGGCAGGAAGAAAGCAAAGAAAAATATTCCAACAGCGCTGGCTCATATCAAAGCCACATTCAACAACACGGTAATCACCATAACCGATATGGATGGGAACACGATAGCCTGGTCGAGCGCAGGCGCCATGGGCTTCAAGGGATCGAGGAAGTCGACACCTTTTGCCGCCCAGATGGCGGCGGAAGACGTTGCGAAGAAAGCAATGGATAACGGTGTTCGGACAGTGGCCGTTTACATCAAAGGACCGGGATCAGGCAGGGAGGCAGCGCTCAGGACCCTGCAGGCGGCGGGATTGAAGGTCAACTATATAAGGGACGTTTCACCGATTCCCCACAACGGGTGCAGGGCGCCGAAAAGAAGAAGAGTTTAG
- the rpsH gene encoding 30S ribosomal protein S8, translated as MPINDHISNFLARVNNAQMAGKNSFELPSSNMLVSIASILTEEGFIESFKYREDTKQGMLRINLKQSPIYGYAILGMRRVSKPGRRVYVGKQDIPTVKRGYGICILSTSRGVMTGDKAKEQGVGGELLCEIW; from the coding sequence ATGCCGATCAACGATCACATATCGAATTTTCTTGCCAGGGTAAACAATGCCCAGATGGCGGGAAAGAACTCTTTTGAGCTTCCATCGTCCAACATGCTCGTTTCAATCGCGTCTATTTTGACAGAAGAAGGATTTATCGAGAGCTTCAAGTATAGAGAGGACACGAAACAGGGAATGTTGAGAATCAACCTGAAGCAGAGCCCTATCTATGGCTACGCCATCCTCGGCATGAGAAGGGTCAGCAAACCGGGAAGAAGGGTGTACGTGGGGAAACAGGATATTCCCACGGTAAAGAGAGGGTATGGAATCTGCATTCTCTCCACGTCACGTGGAGTTATGACCGGCGACAAGGCAAAAGAGCAGGGCGTAGGCGGGGAGCTGCTCTGCGAAATCTGGTAA
- the rpmJ gene encoding 50S ribosomal protein L36 has protein sequence MKVRASVKKICDKCIIIKRKGVIRVLCKNPKHKQRQG, from the coding sequence ATGAAAGTTAGAGCATCAGTTAAAAAAATATGTGACAAATGTATAATTATTAAAAGGAAAGGTGTTATAAGAGTGCTCTGTAAAAATCCCAAGCACAAACAGAGACAAGGGTAA
- the secY gene encoding preprotein translocase subunit SecY, which translates to MLGSLQNITKIPELKKRILVTAGFLIIYRLGAHVPTPGIDTPALSAFFAQQSGTLFGMIDMFSGGALQRLSVFALGIMPYISASIILQLLTVVVPYLERLSKEGELGRKKINQYSRYGTVLLSVIQSLGIAIGIEGMQVASGASVVYHPGWSFRMLTVLTLTSGTLFIMWIGEQITERGIGNGISLIIFAGIVARMPSAIVRTGRLVKAGELSLFILLFLIAIMIFVVAVIVYFERAHRRIPIQYARRVVGRRVYGGQSTHLPLKVNTAGVIPPIFASSILLFPATLANFIPHPVTQNISTYLTPGRVLYELLYVVFIIFFCYFYTAVTFNPVDVADNVKKYGGYIPGIRPGKRTAEYIDLVLTRITLGGALYVAAICVLPSILINRFNVPFYFGGTALLIVVGVAMDTVQQIETHLLSRHYEGFLKKGKVRARR; encoded by the coding sequence TTGTTAGGAAGTTTACAGAACATAACAAAGATCCCCGAGTTAAAGAAAAGGATACTCGTGACCGCCGGTTTTCTCATCATATACCGGCTCGGAGCTCACGTGCCGACGCCGGGGATCGACACGCCGGCGCTATCTGCATTTTTCGCACAACAGAGCGGAACACTCTTTGGAATGATCGACATGTTTTCCGGAGGGGCCCTGCAAAGACTTTCTGTTTTTGCCCTCGGGATAATGCCCTACATAAGCGCGAGCATCATTCTTCAGCTGCTCACGGTGGTTGTCCCATACCTGGAAAGGCTTTCAAAAGAGGGGGAACTGGGCAGGAAAAAGATCAATCAATATTCGAGATACGGCACGGTTTTACTCAGCGTAATTCAGTCGCTCGGCATCGCGATAGGTATCGAGGGAATGCAAGTGGCATCGGGAGCCTCTGTTGTCTATCATCCGGGTTGGAGCTTCAGGATGCTCACCGTTCTGACGCTCACATCGGGAACCCTCTTTATCATGTGGATCGGTGAGCAGATCACGGAGAGAGGAATAGGGAATGGAATATCGTTGATTATTTTTGCGGGAATCGTCGCCCGTATGCCGAGCGCCATCGTCAGGACTGGCAGGCTCGTCAAAGCAGGCGAATTGAGCCTTTTCATCCTTCTGTTCCTCATCGCGATCATGATTTTCGTGGTTGCCGTGATTGTCTATTTTGAAAGGGCTCACAGGCGTATACCGATACAGTACGCAAGAAGGGTCGTGGGCAGAAGAGTGTACGGCGGGCAGAGCACTCACCTGCCGTTGAAGGTAAATACCGCAGGTGTCATTCCGCCAATTTTTGCCTCATCCATCCTGCTCTTTCCCGCGACGCTGGCCAACTTCATACCCCATCCCGTTACACAGAACATATCGACATACCTGACACCGGGCCGGGTGCTCTATGAGCTGCTCTATGTGGTGTTCATCATATTCTTCTGCTATTTCTACACGGCGGTTACCTTCAATCCCGTCGATGTTGCGGACAATGTAAAAAAATATGGCGGGTATATCCCCGGAATACGACCCGGGAAGAGGACGGCGGAATATATCGACCTCGTACTCACGAGAATCACCCTCGGCGGCGCTCTCTACGTTGCGGCAATCTGCGTTCTCCCCTCAATTCTCATAAACAGGTTCAACGTTCCGTTCTACTTTGGCGGAACGGCATTGTTAATCGTGGTCGGGGTAGCAATGGACACGGTTCAGCAGATAGAGACTCACCTTCTGTCCAGGCATTATGAAGGGTTTCTGAAAAAAGGGAAAGTGAGAGCAAGGAGGTAG
- the map gene encoding type I methionyl aminopeptidase, producing the protein MILLKNSEEIEALRAVNAIVADFFERIREIIEPGMSTYDLEEFSEKFVRDRNVGAAFKGYMGYPANLCVSVNEEVVHGIPRKDKLLREGDIVSIDFGLYKDGFYGDAAKTFPVGAVSGKAKKLLDVTESSLYEGIRETKSGNRLYDISYTIQSHVEKNGFSVVRDFVGHGIGKSLHEEPQVPNFGNKGTGIKLVPGLVLALEPMVNQGGYEVEVLGDGWTVVTKDRKLSAHFEHSVAITENGPMILSKV; encoded by the coding sequence ATGATCCTACTTAAGAACAGTGAAGAAATCGAAGCCTTGAGAGCGGTAAATGCCATTGTGGCAGATTTTTTCGAAAGGATAAGGGAAATCATAGAGCCCGGCATGTCGACGTATGACCTTGAGGAGTTTTCGGAAAAGTTTGTAAGGGACAGGAATGTGGGGGCGGCGTTTAAAGGATATATGGGTTACCCGGCGAATCTTTGTGTGTCCGTCAACGAAGAGGTTGTTCACGGTATTCCCCGGAAAGACAAGCTCTTGAGGGAGGGAGATATCGTAAGCATCGACTTCGGTCTTTACAAGGACGGGTTTTACGGGGATGCGGCCAAGACTTTTCCCGTGGGAGCGGTGAGCGGAAAGGCAAAAAAGCTCCTCGATGTTACGGAAAGCTCCCTCTACGAAGGTATACGGGAGACAAAGAGCGGAAACAGGTTATACGATATTTCGTACACGATTCAATCGCACGTGGAGAAAAACGGGTTTTCCGTCGTGAGGGATTTTGTGGGGCACGGGATAGGAAAGAGCCTGCACGAAGAGCCACAGGTTCCAAATTTCGGCAATAAGGGAACGGGGATCAAACTCGTCCCGGGACTCGTCCTTGCCCTGGAGCCGATGGTCAATCAGGGAGGATATGAGGTGGAGGTCCTAGGTGACGGCTGGACCGTGGTCACGAAGGATAGAAAGCTTTCAGCCCACTTCGAGCACTCCGTGGCAATAACAGAGAATGGGCCTATGATTTTAAGCAAGGTTTAG
- the rpsD gene encoding 30S ribosomal protein S4 translates to MGRYNESVCKLCRREGMKLFLKGDRCFTDKCSFERRPYAPGQQGQRRPKFSDYGVQLRGKQKAKRIYGVMEKQFRIYFYKADKMKGKTGDNLLILLERRLDNVVYRLGFAVTRREARQYVNHGHFNINGKKVNIASYLVKEGDTVELKEKSRKIQQINEALDSVVRKGIPDWLELARDEFTGVVKNLPSREHITEPIQEQLIVELYSK, encoded by the coding sequence TTGGGTAGATATAACGAGTCGGTCTGCAAGCTTTGCAGACGGGAAGGCATGAAGCTCTTTTTAAAGGGTGATAGATGCTTTACCGATAAGTGCTCCTTCGAGAGGAGGCCATATGCGCCGGGTCAGCAGGGCCAGAGGAGGCCAAAATTCAGTGACTACGGGGTTCAGCTCAGAGGGAAGCAGAAGGCCAAGAGGATTTATGGCGTGATGGAGAAGCAGTTCAGGATATATTTCTACAAGGCCGACAAGATGAAAGGGAAGACAGGGGACAATCTTCTGATACTCCTGGAAAGGAGACTTGACAATGTTGTTTACCGGCTCGGCTTTGCCGTTACCCGGAGAGAGGCGCGACAGTATGTGAACCACGGCCACTTCAACATCAATGGGAAAAAGGTCAATATCGCATCCTATCTCGTCAAAGAGGGTGACACCGTTGAGCTGAAGGAAAAGAGCAGGAAAATTCAGCAGATCAATGAAGCGCTGGATTCGGTTGTGAGAAAGGGGATTCCAGATTGGCTCGAACTGGCAAGGGATGAGTTCACGGGTGTTGTAAAGAACCTTCCCTCGAGAGAGCACATAACCGAGCCGATTCAGGAACAGCTCATCGTAGAGCTATATTCGAAGTAA
- the infA gene encoding translation initiation factor IF-1, with product MAKEEAIEVEGTVIELLPNAMFRVELENEMVILAHISGKMRMNFIKILPGDKVTVQLSPYDLTRGRIVYRTRR from the coding sequence ATGGCGAAGGAAGAAGCAATAGAGGTGGAAGGAACCGTCATCGAACTGTTGCCGAACGCAATGTTCAGGGTGGAACTCGAAAATGAAATGGTTATCCTTGCTCACATTTCCGGGAAGATGCGAATGAATTTCATCAAGATTCTTCCCGGTGACAAGGTAACCGTTCAGCTTTCCCCCTACGACCTGACGAGGGGAAGAATCGTATACAGAACGAGAAGATGA
- a CDS encoding type Z 30S ribosomal protein S14, translated as MARKSQLEKMKREPKFKVRKKNRCRRCGRSRAFYRKFELCRICLRELALRGELPGVRKASW; from the coding sequence TTGGCGAGGAAGTCTCAGCTCGAAAAGATGAAGAGGGAACCGAAATTCAAGGTAAGGAAAAAAAATCGCTGCAGGCGTTGCGGCCGGTCAAGGGCGTTTTACAGAAAGTTCGAGCTCTGCCGGATATGTCTTCGGGAGCTTGCCCTCCGGGGAGAGCTTCCAGGCGTGAGAAAAGCGAGCTGGTAA
- the rplE gene encoding 50S ribosomal protein L5, whose amino-acid sequence MKPRLLEYYKLEVKKQMMEQFDYKNEMQVPKLLKVVVNMGVGEAIQNIKILDSSMDEIAVITGQRPIVTKARLSISNFKLRKGMPIGAKVTLRGDRMYFFIDKLFNVALPRVRDFKGVLPRGFDGRGNYTLGIREQIVFPEINYDKIEKIKGMNVTFVTSAKTDEEALALLKLLGMPFRN is encoded by the coding sequence ATGAAGCCCAGACTCTTGGAATATTACAAGTTGGAAGTCAAGAAGCAGATGATGGAGCAATTCGACTACAAAAATGAGATGCAGGTACCCAAATTGTTGAAGGTTGTCGTCAACATGGGGGTCGGCGAGGCGATACAGAATATCAAGATACTCGATTCCTCCATGGATGAGATTGCCGTCATTACGGGACAGAGGCCGATTGTGACAAAGGCACGCCTGTCGATATCGAACTTCAAGTTGAGAAAGGGCATGCCGATAGGTGCCAAGGTTACTCTTCGCGGGGATCGGATGTATTTTTTCATCGACAAGCTGTTCAATGTGGCCCTCCCCCGGGTGAGAGATTTCAAGGGAGTCCTTCCGCGGGGCTTTGATGGAAGGGGAAACTACACGCTCGGTATAAGGGAGCAGATAGTTTTTCCCGAGATAAATTACGACAAGATAGAAAAAATAAAGGGTATGAACGTTACGTTCGTTACTTCGGCGAAAACGGACGAGGAAGCCCTGGCGCTGCTCAAGCTCCTGGGAATGCCGTTTCGCAACTAA
- the rpmD gene encoding 50S ribosomal protein L30 has translation MGKELKITLKKSLIGKSEKQRRVIRGLGLRKLNGTVIRKDTPEIRGMIEKVKFMLHVEEG, from the coding sequence ATGGGCAAAGAACTTAAGATAACGCTCAAGAAAAGCTTGATCGGCAAATCGGAAAAGCAGAGAAGGGTTATTCGGGGACTCGGTTTGAGAAAGCTGAATGGAACCGTTATCAGGAAGGACACGCCTGAAATCAGGGGAATGATCGAGAAGGTGAAGTTCATGCTCCACGTTGAGGAAGGATAA
- a CDS encoding 50S ribosomal protein L24: MRIRRNDIVKIIKGKDRGKVGKVIRVLPEKGKIIVEKVNVVKRHVRPSNVNPQGGIIEKETPIFATNAMIMCDKCNKPVRVGYRITEAGEKFRFCKSCEETIEAKKK, translated from the coding sequence ATGCGGATCAGGCGAAACGATATCGTCAAGATCATCAAAGGGAAAGACAGGGGAAAAGTCGGGAAGGTTATCAGGGTGCTGCCCGAAAAAGGGAAGATCATCGTTGAGAAGGTCAACGTCGTGAAGAGACACGTAAGACCGAGCAATGTCAACCCCCAGGGCGGCATTATCGAAAAGGAAACCCCCATATTTGCCACAAATGCCATGATAATGTGTGACAAGTGCAACAAACCCGTGAGGGTAGGCTACAGGATTACCGAAGCGGGAGAAAAGTTCCGCTTCTGCAAAAGTTGCGAAGAGACAATCGAGGCGAAAAAGAAATAG